Proteins from one Methanococcus maripaludis C5 genomic window:
- a CDS encoding AAA family ATPase, with product MKIAITGKGGVGKTTFSGTLACILSEKYKVYAIDADPDMNLASSLGITEKITPISKMKELIKERTGAEQSSSFGEVFKINPKTSDLPEKLSVNYDEQGNLKIMVMGTVEKGGTGCVCPASVLLKALIRNLILKKDEVVILDMEAGIEHLGRKTAEAVDVMIIVSEASSKSMETVERIKKLAEEIGIKKIVCVLNKISNETEKSFAEENLNRIGLEILGCIPYDSEVSVADMKREPLVNYKNSKAKNAIKEISEKIMKLKN from the coding sequence ATGAAGATTGCAATTACTGGAAAAGGCGGAGTTGGAAAAACAACATTTTCAGGAACTTTAGCCTGTATTTTATCGGAAAAATACAAAGTTTATGCAATAGATGCTGACCCCGACATGAATTTAGCGTCAAGCCTTGGAATAACTGAAAAAATAACTCCAATTTCAAAAATGAAAGAATTGATAAAAGAAAGAACTGGTGCTGAGCAGAGTTCATCTTTTGGAGAAGTTTTTAAGATAAATCCAAAAACTAGCGACCTTCCAGAAAAATTATCAGTAAATTACGATGAACAGGGAAATTTAAAAATAATGGTCATGGGGACCGTTGAAAAAGGAGGAACTGGCTGTGTATGTCCTGCATCTGTTCTTTTAAAAGCGCTTATCAGAAATTTAATTTTGAAAAAGGATGAAGTTGTAATATTAGATATGGAAGCTGGAATCGAACATTTAGGCAGAAAAACCGCAGAAGCTGTCGATGTAATGATCATTGTTTCCGAAGCAAGCTCAAAATCTATGGAAACTGTTGAAAGAATTAAAAAACTTGCAGAAGAAATTGGAATTAAAAAAATCGTTTGCGTATTAAATAAAATTTCAAATGAAACTGAAAAAAGTTTTGCAGAAGAAAATTTAAACAGAATTGGTCTTGAAATACTCGGATGCATTCCATATGACTCGGAAGTATCTGTTGCAGATATGAAAAGAGAACCACTCGTTAATTACAAAAATTCAAAAGCGAAAAATGCAATTAAAGAAATTTCGGAAAAAATAATGAAGCTTAAAAATTAA
- a CDS encoding CooT family nickel-binding protein has product MCESTVYLDDGTVIMADVMKIVVNGDTLEFYDILNNKKEIKAKFNVLDLEGHKIVVTEL; this is encoded by the coding sequence ATGTGTGAATCAACAGTTTATTTGGACGATGGTACTGTAATAATGGCTGATGTTATGAAAATAGTCGTAAATGGCGATACATTAGAATTTTACGACATATTAAACAATAAAAAAGAAATCAAGGCTAAATTCAATGTTTTGGATTTGGAAGGACATAAAATAGTTGTTACAGAATTATAA
- a CDS encoding 4Fe-4S dicluster domain-containing protein produces MKSLMVIDARKCMECNDCIEACKKQHGVARAIKTQSIPMFCLQCHPDKAPCKQVCPVNAIEELDGALVVDEESCILCRLCMIACPIGALTINPNKKSVQKCTLCMETDLMLPACVEACKSNVLKLFSVEDLEELKREKSQMDLVIDSLKMYREE; encoded by the coding sequence ATGAAATCATTAATGGTAATTGACGCAAGAAAATGTATGGAATGTAATGACTGTATCGAAGCATGCAAAAAACAGCATGGGGTTGCAAGAGCCATTAAAACTCAATCAATCCCAATGTTTTGTTTACAGTGTCATCCTGACAAAGCGCCATGTAAACAGGTTTGTCCAGTAAATGCTATCGAAGAATTGGATGGTGCACTTGTAGTTGACGAAGAATCCTGTATTTTATGCAGGCTTTGTATGATTGCATGCCCTATTGGAGCACTTACAATAAATCCGAATAAAAAATCGGTTCAAAAATGTACGCTTTGTATGGAAACTGATTTAATGCTTCCAGCATGTGTCGAAGCATGTAAAAGCAATGTTTTGAAATTATTCTCTGTAGAAGACTTGGAAGAACTTAAAAGAGAAAAATCGCAAATGGATCTCGTTATCGATTCCTTAAAAATGTACAGAGAAGAATAA
- the acsC gene encoding acetyl-CoA decarbonylase/synthase complex subunit gamma, protein MKVTAMDIYKLLPRTNCGKCGEASCMAFAAKLSQKEAELSNCPQLKGADFEKLTNMLAPAVKEIKIGTGDRAVTIGGDEVLYRYELTYYNPTALAVDLSDDMDDSEFDQKLSEIKNLEFERTGEILKLNAVALRNKSGDLEKFKKAAEKLKDAGIPVILCSFDPKAMEAALDVIGSKRPLIYAATENNINEMSELALKHNCPISLFVPNDLEKMKQLSRKLRESGVKDIVLDPGTCIGEAIGDTMDNFIMIRRLAVEEKDDDFRFPILAVPAVCWINPEEDEILTKMKEATTAAALMNRYADAMILHGVDIWEMMPVLTLRQSLYTDPRKPQSVEAKIYEFGTVDENSPVIMTTNFALTYYTVAGDLKSGKVNCYLLVLDTGGKAVDVAVAGGQFNGKAAAELMKETGIEKLVNHKKLIIPGLAASVSGDIEDQSGWEVIVGTRDSSEVPAFLAKIW, encoded by the coding sequence GTGAAAGTTACAGCAATGGATATTTACAAATTACTTCCTAGGACGAACTGCGGAAAATGTGGCGAAGCATCATGTATGGCATTCGCAGCTAAACTCTCCCAAAAGGAAGCAGAACTTTCAAACTGCCCGCAACTTAAAGGTGCTGACTTTGAAAAATTAACAAACATGCTCGCTCCAGCAGTAAAAGAAATTAAGATTGGAACTGGTGACAGGGCAGTAACAATTGGTGGAGACGAAGTATTATACCGATATGAACTCACATACTACAACCCAACAGCATTGGCAGTTGATTTAAGCGACGATATGGATGATTCCGAATTTGACCAGAAATTATCTGAAATCAAAAACTTGGAATTTGAAAGAACCGGTGAAATTCTTAAATTGAATGCAGTAGCTTTGAGAAATAAATCAGGGGATTTAGAAAAATTCAAAAAAGCTGCAGAAAAATTAAAAGATGCAGGAATTCCAGTAATTCTCTGTTCATTCGATCCAAAAGCAATGGAAGCTGCACTTGATGTAATTGGATCAAAAAGACCTTTAATCTATGCAGCAACCGAAAACAATATCAATGAAATGTCTGAATTAGCATTAAAACACAACTGTCCAATTTCATTATTCGTTCCAAACGATCTTGAAAAAATGAAGCAACTCTCAAGAAAATTGAGAGAGTCTGGTGTTAAGGATATAGTATTGGACCCTGGAACTTGCATTGGTGAAGCAATCGGGGACACAATGGACAACTTCATCATGATAAGAAGGCTTGCAGTTGAAGAAAAAGACGATGATTTCAGGTTCCCAATTTTGGCAGTTCCTGCAGTTTGCTGGATAAATCCGGAAGAAGACGAAATATTAACAAAAATGAAAGAAGCAACAACTGCGGCAGCACTCATGAACAGGTATGCTGATGCCATGATTTTACATGGCGTAGATATCTGGGAAATGATGCCAGTTTTAACCCTGAGACAGAGTTTGTACACTGACCCAAGAAAACCACAGTCAGTCGAAGCAAAAATCTACGAATTTGGAACAGTTGACGAAAATTCACCTGTAATCATGACAACAAACTTTGCATTAACCTACTATACAGTTGCAGGAGATTTGAAATCTGGAAAAGTAAACTGTTACTTACTTGTACTTGATACTGGTGGAAAAGCAGTTGACGTGGCAGTTGCAGGTGGTCAGTTTAACGGAAAAGCAGCCGCTGAACTCATGAAAGAAACGGGAATCGAAAAATTAGTTAACCACAAAAAATTAATCATCCCTGGACTTGCCGCATCTGTATCTGGTGATATAGAAGATCAATCCGGATGGGAAGTTATTGTTGGTACGAGAGATTCCTCGGAAGTCCCTGCTTTCTTAGCAAAGATATGGTGA
- the cdhD gene encoding CO dehydrogenase/acetyl-CoA synthase subunit delta, translating to MDTMSQILKLLEKTDSIEINEFRMDVDELELTIMPTLQNFVQKVVEKQVEAKKEFESQIEFKYPVKDYAGKVNEVKLGGKNRKTVKLGGQTSLYRFEEPQPNAPTVTFDVFDIPMNGLPRPIKENFEDVMHSPGEWAEKAVKEFGADMITLHLIGTDPKVKDKSLKDAAKDLEEVLQAVKVPLVIGGSGNPKKDPLVLEMAAEVADGERCLLASANLDLDYQKIAQAAVKHDHAVLSWAISDVNMQKVLNKALMKEGLTANDIVMDPTTCALGYGIEFSIDVMTRTRLSALKGEEILQMPMSSGTTNAWGSREAWMKKDEWGPTKYRGPIWEVVTGITMMLCGVDIFMMLHPLSVKTLKEIGTTLTYEYKSKESQDISDWINKF from the coding sequence ATGGATACGATGTCACAGATTCTAAAATTACTCGAAAAAACCGATTCGATCGAAATAAACGAGTTTAGAATGGATGTAGATGAGTTGGAACTTACCATAATGCCTACACTACAAAATTTCGTTCAAAAAGTTGTTGAAAAACAAGTCGAAGCTAAAAAAGAATTCGAAAGTCAGATTGAATTTAAATACCCTGTAAAAGACTACGCTGGAAAAGTAAACGAAGTTAAACTCGGTGGAAAAAACAGAAAAACCGTTAAACTCGGCGGACAGACCAGCCTTTACAGATTTGAAGAACCTCAACCAAATGCACCAACTGTTACTTTCGATGTATTTGATATTCCAATGAACGGCCTTCCAAGGCCTATCAAGGAAAATTTTGAAGATGTGATGCACAGCCCTGGAGAATGGGCAGAAAAAGCCGTTAAAGAATTTGGCGCAGACATGATTACACTTCATTTGATCGGGACTGACCCAAAAGTTAAGGATAAATCATTAAAAGATGCGGCAAAAGATTTAGAGGAAGTTTTACAGGCTGTAAAAGTTCCTTTGGTGATTGGTGGTTCAGGTAACCCTAAAAAAGACCCGCTTGTTCTTGAAATGGCTGCAGAAGTTGCAGACGGTGAAAGATGTCTTTTGGCTTCAGCAAACCTTGATCTCGATTACCAAAAAATTGCACAGGCCGCAGTCAAACACGACCATGCAGTTCTTTCATGGGCAATTTCTGACGTAAACATGCAGAAAGTTTTAAACAAAGCACTAATGAAAGAGGGTTTGACAGCTAACGACATTGTAATGGACCCAACAACATGTGCTCTTGGTTATGGTATCGAGTTTTCAATCGATGTTATGACAAGAACCAGACTTTCAGCATTGAAAGGTGAAGAAATTTTGCAGATGCCAATGTCTTCTGGAACCACTAATGCATGGGGTTCAAGAGAAGCTTGGATGAAAAAAGACGAATGGGGACCTACAAAGTACAGGGGGCCTATTTGGGAAGTTGTCACAGGCATTACAATGATGCTCTGTGGAGTTGACATATTCATGATGTTGCACCCACTTTCAGTTAAAACCTTGAAAGAAATCGGAACAACACTCACTTACGAATACAAATCAAAAGAATCCCAGGATATTTCCGACTGGATAAACAAATTCTAA
- a CDS encoding AAA family ATPase, which translates to MIIAVTGKGGVGKTLLSSLIIRNLTKTGKDILAIDADPDSNLPEALGVEVTKTVGDAREELKKEVKSGNASPEMDMWNSLDYKIMESIIETPEFDLLVMGRPEGSGCYCAVNNMLRKIIETVSSNYDIVVIDTEAGLEHLSRRTTQNVDTLLVVTDSSKRGILTAIRIKDLAKELDISFKNLYLVLNRIKPENEESVRETVKDFGLDIIGIIYDDELTASYDMEGKPLFELPDESDTVNSVSKIVEKILG; encoded by the coding sequence ATGATTATTGCAGTTACCGGAAAAGGCGGAGTTGGAAAAACTCTTCTTTCATCTCTGATAATTAGGAATCTTACTAAAACTGGAAAAGACATCTTGGCAATAGATGCAGATCCGGATTCCAATCTCCCTGAAGCTCTTGGAGTGGAAGTAACAAAAACCGTTGGAGATGCAAGAGAAGAGCTGAAAAAAGAAGTTAAATCTGGAAATGCATCTCCAGAAATGGATATGTGGAATAGTTTAGACTATAAAATCATGGAATCAATTATAGAAACTCCAGAATTTGATCTTCTTGTAATGGGCAGGCCTGAAGGAAGTGGCTGTTACTGTGCGGTAAATAACATGCTCAGAAAAATCATTGAAACGGTTTCTTCAAATTATGATATTGTAGTAATCGATACAGAAGCAGGACTTGAACATTTGAGCAGAAGAACTACTCAAAATGTTGATACTCTACTTGTAGTTACTGATTCATCAAAAAGAGGAATTTTAACTGCCATCAGAATAAAAGATCTCGCAAAAGAACTGGATATCAGCTTTAAAAATTTATACCTTGTATTAAACAGGATAAAGCCTGAAAACGAAGAAAGCGTTCGTGAAACAGTTAAAGACTTCGGTCTAGACATTATTGGAATAATATACGACGATGAACTTACAGCAAGTTATGATATGGAAGGAAAGCCATTATTTGAACTTCCTGATGAGTCAGATACTGTAAATTCCGTTTCAAAAATCGTTGAAAAAATCTTAGGATAA
- the cdhC gene encoding CO dehydrogenase/CO-methylating acetyl-CoA synthase complex subunit beta, with protein sequence MFGDIPVEISPMYEGERIRAANMFIELAGPKSVGAELVLVSDNAEDGKVEVIGPELKDMEEGKIYPFGLLMEVSGEKLEKDLEGVIERRIHEICNYVQGFMHLNQRDKIWCRVSKDSHSKGFELKHLGQALSILFKDEFPIIEAISITIFTEEEKVNEFVEKAVLEYQTRDSKARDLSEDDVDVFYGCIMCQSFAPTHVCIITPDRPALCGGINWFDCRAAAKIDPEGPIFEVPKGDLLDPVTGEYTTLNSTVADKSQGTFDKVYLHSIFGHPHTSCGCFEAVAFYIPELDGIGIVHRDFKEDTPMGIPFSAMAGQCSGGKQVEGFAGLCIEYMRSPKFLQADGGYERIVWLPKEIKEKVLESIPEELRDKIATEKDVSSIHNLKKFLNEKNHPVLKRIAELEAPVEEQVKEAEAEPVGELVQFAQIPEMAIPTSGGIKIILKNAKIYAEKIIIKKK encoded by the coding sequence ATGTTTGGAGATATACCTGTTGAAATAAGTCCGATGTACGAAGGAGAAAGGATAAGGGCAGCAAACATGTTCATTGAACTTGCGGGGCCCAAGTCAGTTGGTGCAGAGCTAGTTTTAGTTTCTGACAATGCAGAAGACGGAAAAGTTGAAGTTATTGGTCCAGAACTCAAAGACATGGAAGAGGGAAAAATCTACCCATTTGGACTATTAATGGAAGTTTCTGGAGAAAAACTTGAAAAAGATCTCGAAGGAGTAATCGAAAGAAGGATTCACGAAATCTGTAACTATGTTCAAGGTTTCATGCACTTAAACCAAAGAGACAAAATCTGGTGCAGGGTAAGCAAAGATTCTCATTCAAAAGGTTTTGAATTAAAGCATCTTGGACAGGCTCTTTCAATACTCTTTAAAGACGAATTCCCAATTATCGAAGCAATATCAATTACAATATTCACTGAAGAAGAAAAAGTAAACGAATTTGTTGAAAAAGCAGTTTTGGAATATCAAACAAGAGATAGTAAAGCACGAGATCTGAGTGAAGATGATGTAGATGTATTTTACGGATGCATCATGTGTCAATCATTTGCTCCAACTCACGTCTGTATAATCACGCCTGACAGACCAGCGTTATGTGGCGGAATTAACTGGTTTGATTGTAGGGCTGCTGCAAAAATTGATCCGGAAGGTCCAATTTTTGAAGTTCCAAAAGGAGACTTGTTAGATCCAGTTACTGGAGAATATACTACATTAAATTCAACTGTTGCTGATAAATCACAGGGCACGTTTGATAAAGTATATTTACACAGTATATTTGGACACCCACACACATCATGCGGTTGCTTTGAAGCTGTAGCATTTTATATTCCTGAATTAGATGGAATTGGAATTGTTCACAGGGATTTCAAAGAAGATACGCCGATGGGAATTCCATTTTCTGCAATGGCAGGACAGTGCTCTGGTGGAAAACAGGTTGAAGGATTTGCAGGTCTTTGTATTGAATACATGAGATCACCAAAATTCTTGCAGGCCGATGGCGGATACGAAAGAATCGTCTGGCTTCCAAAAGAAATTAAGGAAAAAGTTCTCGAATCAATTCCTGAAGAATTAAGAGACAAAATTGCAACAGAAAAGGATGTTTCAAGCATTCACAACTTGAAAAAATTCCTGAACGAAAAAAACCACCCAGTTCTTAAAAGAATTGCTGAATTAGAAGCACCTGTCGAAGAACAAGTAAAAGAGGCTGAGGCAGAACCTGTGGGAGAACTCGTTCAATTTGCACAGATTCCTGAAATGGCAATTCCTACGTCTGGTGGAATTAAAATCATACTTAAAAATGCGAAAATTTACGCTGAAAAAATTATCATAAAAAAGAAATAG
- the cdhB gene encoding CO dehydrogenase/acetyl-CoA synthase complex subunit epsilon — MDGERTTPWQPTVIAGPKHGMLVTPAIAKMMLKKAKNPLFVIGSLIKDDEGLISQCKDIVEAWNLPVAATGNIYKSLTENGIKSKRYGTIEIVNLLKDPEWKGVNGEGQHDLVLFIGVTYYLASQGLSSLKHFAPHLKTLTLCKYFHSNANASFPNMSDSEWTNYLDKMSKI, encoded by the coding sequence ATGGATGGAGAAAGAACTACCCCCTGGCAACCAACCGTAATTGCAGGCCCAAAACATGGAATGCTTGTAACTCCCGCAATTGCCAAAATGATGCTAAAAAAGGCTAAAAATCCATTGTTTGTGATTGGGTCTCTTATAAAAGATGATGAAGGGTTAATTTCACAATGCAAAGATATTGTGGAAGCTTGGAATCTGCCTGTAGCGGCTACTGGAAATATTTACAAATCTTTAACTGAAAATGGCATCAAATCTAAAAGATACGGTACAATTGAGATCGTAAATCTTTTGAAAGATCCAGAATGGAAAGGAGTAAATGGTGAAGGACAGCATGACCTTGTATTATTTATTGGGGTCACATACTACCTTGCATCACAAGGCCTTTCATCACTCAAACATTTTGCACCGCATTTGAAAACATTGACACTTTGTAAATATTTTCATTCAAATGCAAATGCATCATTCCCGAATATGTCTGATTCTGAATGGACAAACTACTTAGATAAAATGTCAAAAATTTAA
- the cdhA gene encoding CO dehydrogenase/acetyl-CoA synthase complex subunit alpha, with product MKHKKMDKKLDDDFWKTKNLSISFGEVSKGKSNQELDEPMGPTPKPSVTDLRSWDFKLLKRYPPFYAPFCDMCCLCTYGKCDLLGKKGACGIDAEAQQARTVLLASCIGTAAHAGHGRHMLHHVIKEKGKDFPVDMGKNIDIEAPIIRTIIGKKPVTVGDLDESLSYVEEQLSHLLSACHTGQEGNALDFESKALHAGMMDDLAREVADITQIVAYDMPRGDGDEPLVELGLGTVDKDKPVVLCIGHNVAPGAEILDYVEDNDLYEDVEVCGICCTAIDITRYNQAAKVIGPLSKQMKFIRSGVSDVIVVDEQCVRTDVLEEAKKNGAVVIATTDKMCLGLPDMTKEDPELIINELVNGNIDGALILEPKKVGKVAVEVAKKIAKRRESLKCLPDISEIPELAKECTECGWCVRVCPNNRPIMDAVTAAAKGDLKKLADLYEYDMCYTCGRCEEECERNLPLVSFITKAGDHLVKDQKFKIRAGRGPVQDVEIRKVGGPIVLGDIPGVVAFVGCSNYPNGGIEIAKMAEELLKRRYIVVATGCSAMSIGEYIDEDGQTLYEKYEGIFDASGLANIGSCVSNAHISGACIKIANIFAKKPLSGNFEEVADYILNRVGACGVAWGAFSQKAAAIASGFNRWGVPAVLGPHSSKYRRLYLGRIDKEDMWDINDLRTGETVKGEPAPEHLLYAAETMEEALVSTVKMCIRPNDTPKGRQLKLSHYIDLYKKYFGELPTDLELFVRNERDVPITYKKDVTDDLTSKNWTPREAPKEPSLLGRK from the coding sequence ATGAAACATAAAAAAATGGATAAAAAACTTGACGACGATTTTTGGAAGACGAAGAATCTTTCAATATCATTTGGTGAGGTATCCAAAGGCAAGTCAAATCAAGAATTGGACGAACCAATGGGGCCTACGCCAAAACCAAGTGTTACAGATTTGAGATCTTGGGATTTCAAACTATTGAAACGATACCCGCCTTTCTACGCGCCTTTCTGTGATATGTGCTGTTTATGTACATACGGAAAGTGTGATTTACTTGGTAAAAAGGGCGCTTGTGGAATTGATGCAGAAGCTCAACAGGCAAGAACCGTTCTTTTAGCATCGTGCATCGGAACTGCAGCTCATGCAGGACATGGAAGACACATGCTTCACCATGTAATCAAAGAGAAAGGAAAGGATTTCCCAGTAGATATGGGTAAAAATATCGATATAGAAGCTCCGATAATCAGAACTATTATTGGTAAAAAACCAGTTACCGTAGGTGATCTGGATGAATCTTTATCTTACGTCGAAGAACAGTTATCGCATCTCCTTTCAGCATGCCATACAGGTCAGGAGGGAAATGCTCTTGATTTTGAATCGAAAGCACTTCACGCAGGAATGATGGATGATCTTGCAAGGGAAGTAGCAGATATTACACAAATTGTTGCATATGACATGCCAAGAGGAGATGGTGACGAACCACTTGTAGAACTGGGTCTTGGAACCGTCGATAAAGATAAACCAGTAGTACTCTGTATCGGTCACAACGTAGCACCTGGTGCAGAAATACTCGACTATGTTGAAGATAACGATCTCTATGAAGACGTTGAAGTTTGTGGTATCTGCTGTACTGCAATAGATATAACCAGATACAACCAAGCTGCAAAAGTTATCGGTCCGCTATCAAAACAGATGAAATTCATCAGGAGTGGTGTTTCAGATGTTATTGTGGTTGATGAGCAGTGTGTCAGAACAGATGTTTTGGAAGAAGCTAAGAAAAATGGTGCAGTAGTCATTGCAACAACTGACAAAATGTGTCTTGGACTTCCAGATATGACAAAAGAAGACCCTGAATTAATCATTAACGAACTCGTTAACGGAAATATCGATGGCGCACTTATACTTGAGCCTAAAAAAGTAGGAAAAGTTGCAGTGGAAGTTGCTAAAAAAATTGCAAAAAGAAGAGAATCTTTAAAATGTCTTCCAGATATTTCTGAAATTCCTGAACTTGCAAAAGAATGTACCGAATGCGGTTGGTGCGTTAGAGTCTGTCCAAACAACAGGCCAATAATGGATGCAGTAACTGCCGCAGCTAAAGGGGACCTCAAAAAACTTGCAGACCTCTACGAATACGATATGTGCTACACCTGCGGAAGATGTGAGGAAGAGTGTGAGAGAAATTTACCGCTCGTTTCATTCATAACAAAAGCTGGAGATCATCTTGTAAAGGACCAGAAATTCAAAATAAGGGCAGGAAGAGGTCCAGTTCAGGATGTTGAGATTAGAAAAGTTGGAGGCCCTATCGTTTTAGGAGATATTCCTGGAGTAGTTGCATTTGTTGGATGTTCCAACTATCCAAACGGCGGAATAGAAATTGCTAAAATGGCAGAAGAGCTCTTAAAAAGAAGATACATCGTTGTAGCAACAGGATGTTCTGCAATGTCAATTGGAGAATATATCGATGAAGATGGGCAGACACTCTATGAAAAATATGAAGGAATTTTTGATGCTAGTGGACTTGCAAATATCGGTTCATGTGTTTCAAATGCCCATATTTCAGGAGCCTGTATAAAAATTGCAAACATCTTTGCTAAAAAGCCACTTTCTGGAAACTTCGAAGAAGTTGCAGATTATATCTTAAACAGAGTTGGTGCTTGTGGTGTAGCTTGGGGTGCATTTTCACAAAAAGCAGCTGCAATTGCATCAGGATTTAACCGATGGGGAGTTCCTGCAGTACTTGGACCACACAGTTCAAAATACAGAAGGCTATACCTTGGAAGAATCGATAAAGAAGATATGTGGGACATCAACGATTTAAGAACTGGCGAAACGGTTAAAGGAGAACCTGCTCCAGAACATCTGCTTTATGCTGCAGAAACCATGGAAGAAGCACTCGTAAGCACTGTAAAAATGTGTATAAGGCCAAATGATACGCCTAAAGGAAGGCAGTTGAAACTTTCACATTATATTGATTTGTACAAAAAATACTTTGGCGAACTTCCAACAGACTTAGAATTATTTGTAAGAAACGAAAGAGACGTTCCAATTACTTATAAAAAAGACGTGACGGATGATTTAACAAGTAAAAACTGGACTCCAAGGGAAGCTCCAAAAGAACCCTCATTACTAGGGAGGAAATAG
- the rsmA gene encoding 16S rRNA (adenine(1518)-N(6)/adenine(1519)-N(6))-dimethyltransferase RsmA, with protein MRQSKKLGQCFLKDKNFVKKAINRAEITNKDVVLELGLGEGALTKELAKIAKKVYVIELDERLKPFADEITSEFENVEIIWSDALKVDLKNLGFNKIVANLPYQISSPITFKFLDVDFETAVLMYQYEFAKRMAGKPDTKEYSRLSVAVQYNADVEFICKVPPSAFSPKPDVNSAIVKLTKREPKYFVKDEKFFKKVLKAMFQHRNRTIKRALIDSSHEIEIDRDNLKEILEKVESEFDFSERVFKTSPEKIGYLSNLLYDEI; from the coding sequence ATGAGACAGTCTAAAAAATTAGGCCAATGTTTTTTAAAAGATAAAAATTTTGTTAAAAAAGCAATTAATCGTGCAGAAATAACTAATAAAGATGTCGTTTTAGAGTTAGGGCTTGGAGAAGGGGCCCTGACAAAAGAACTTGCTAAAATTGCAAAAAAAGTTTATGTGATCGAACTTGATGAACGATTAAAACCTTTTGCAGATGAAATAACATCTGAATTTGAAAATGTTGAAATTATTTGGTCAGATGCTTTAAAAGTTGACTTAAAAAATCTTGGATTTAATAAAATCGTTGCAAATTTACCTTACCAAATTTCTTCGCCAATAACATTTAAATTTTTAGACGTGGATTTTGAAACGGCTGTTTTGATGTATCAGTATGAATTTGCAAAAAGAATGGCTGGAAAACCTGATACCAAGGAATACAGCAGATTAAGCGTTGCAGTTCAGTATAATGCAGACGTTGAATTTATTTGTAAGGTCCCACCAAGTGCATTTTCCCCAAAACCCGATGTAAATTCTGCAATTGTGAAATTAACAAAAAGAGAACCAAAATATTTTGTTAAAGACGAAAAATTTTTCAAAAAAGTTTTAAAAGCAATGTTCCAGCATAGGAATAGAACAATTAAACGAGCGTTAATTGATTCAAGCCATGAAATTGAAATTGATCGCGATAATTTAAAAGAAATTTTAGAAAAAGTTGAAAGTGAGTTTGATTTTTCAGAACGGGTGTTTAAAACTTCGCCTGAAAAAATCGGGTACTTAAGCAATTTATTGTATGATGAAATTTAG